A genomic region of Raphanus sativus cultivar WK10039 chromosome 6, ASM80110v3, whole genome shotgun sequence contains the following coding sequences:
- the LOC108813276 gene encoding probable E3 ubiquitin-protein ligase ARI3 has product MDDDYMSFEDEEEDYDCFDEDRLEELCQDTELQGVSSKNSTCQIITMESLVAAQKEVLVRVMEYLSVKESQARTLLIHYQWNVDKLFAVYIDRGKDSLFKSAGLTVFDLPSLSKSREKMACDICMEDDLTSHAMTRMECGHCFCNDCWKEHFTIKINEGQSKRIACMAHKCNAICDEDVVRTLVCPELAEKFDRFLVESYVDDNKLVKWCPSTPHCGNAIRKVDDDGGEVECSCGHQFCFSCLGESHSPCSCLMWKLWTKKCEVESESVTWLTIHTRMCPKCSKPVHKTVGCNLVTCICGQYFCWLCGGATGSNHTWTSISGHSCGKYKEDKVRQKERAKRDFDRYAHYLHQYRSHTDSSKQENELREIVREKAAMVTLKTKDSAFKNMDWAINGADLLFRSRRILSKSYAFAFYMFGEELFKDEMSDEDREIKKNLFENQQQQLTGNIETLSKILSVSFDEYSSDELEKMRCETRDIGVVVDKVCKLMYECIENDLLGTAQDGINHSISPYRSEGIEKAVEFLC; this is encoded by the coding sequence ATGGATGACGATTATATGAGCTTtgaggatgaggaggaggacTATGATTGCTTCGATGAAGATCGTCTAGAGGAACTTTGCCAGGATACAGAGTTGCAAGGCGTGTCTTCCAAAAACTCAACGTGCCAAATCATCACGATGGAATCTCTCGTAGCAGCACAGAAGGAAGTTTTGGTTAGGGTCATGGAATACTTATCTGTCAAGGAGAGTCAAGCTAGGACACTTCTTATTCATTACCAATGGAACGTTGATAAATTGTTTGCTGTCTATATCGACAGAGGCAAAGATAGCTTGTTCAAAAGTGCTGGTCTTACTGTCTTTGATCTTCCTTCTTTGAGTAAATCGAGGGAGAAGATGGCTTGTGACATCTGCATGGAAGATGATTTAACAAGTCACGCGATGACGAGAATGGAGTGTGGTCATTGCTTTTGCAATGATTGTTGGAAAGAGCATTTTACTATCAAGATCAACGAAGGCCAGAGCAAAAGAATCGCATGTATGGCTCATAAATGCAACGCGATTTGCGATGAAGATGTTGTTAGGACACTAGTTTGTCCGGAACTCGCTGAGAAGTTTGATCGTTTCCTCGTTGAGTCATACGTAGATGATAACAAACTGGTCAAGTGGTGTCCAAGCACACCACACTGCGGGAACGCGATAAGAAAAGTGGATGATGATGGCGGCGAGGTTGAATGCTCGTGTGGTCATCAGTTCTGTTTCTCCTGTCTTGGTGAGTCTCACTCTCCTTGCTCTTGCTTGATGTGGAAGCTATGGACCAAGAAGTGTGAGGTTGAGTCTGAGAGTGTTACTTGGCTAACCATTCACACGAGGATGTGTCCCAAATGCAGCAAACCTGTTCACAAGACTGTTGGATGCAATCTCGTGACTTGTATTTGCGGACAGTATTTTTGTTGGCTGTGTGGTGGAGCTACTGGATCGAACCATACCTGGACGAGTATATCAGGACATAGTTGTGGTAAGTACAAAGAAGACAAAGTGAGGCAAAAGGAGAGAGCCAAAAGGGATTTCGATAGGTACGCACATTATCTTCACCAATACAGGTCACACACCGATTCATCAAAGCAAGAGAACGAACTTAGAGAGATTGTCCGTGAGAAGGCAGCCATGGTGACATTAAAGACTAAAGATTCAGCGTTTAAAAACATGGACTGGGCAATAAACGGAGCCGACCTGTTATTCAGATCAAGAAGAATACTTTCAAAGTCGTATGCTTTCGCCTTCTACATGTTTGGAGAAGAGCTGTTTAAAGATGAGATGAGCGATGAAGATAGAGAGATAAAGAAGAATCTGTTTGAAAATCAGCAGCAGCAACTGACAGGTAATATTGAGACACTATCAAAGATTCTAAGCGTGTCTTTTGATGAGTATAGTTCTGATGAGCTAGAAAAGATGAGATGTGAGACCAGAGATATTGGTGTTGTGGTTGATAAAGTCTGCAAATTGATGTATGAGTGCATTGAGAATGACTTATTGGGTACAGCTCAAGATGGAATCAACCATAGCATTTCACCTTACAGATCAGAGGGGATAGAGAAAGCAGTTGAGTTTTTGTGCTGA